A single genomic interval of Psychroserpens sp. NJDZ02 harbors:
- a CDS encoding glycoside hydrolase family 31 protein, translated as MIVNTELEQKGNLFPSKFVSFKKDVDTLYFSTDNNVVLQLTVFRDSVLRFRYTTTGTFDNDFSYAITKYASKGYNHLEIIENEEEYHIITSKLLCKIAKENLRIRIYDVKDNTLINEDEIGFHWEESYEYGGNIVKMSKTINDRESYFGLGDKPEHLNLKGKRFENWVTDSYAFGKQTDPIYKAIPFFTGLHHNKAYGIFFDNTFRTYFDFGQERRNVTSFWAQGGEMNYYFIYGPKMNDVVESYTDLTGKPHQLPPLWALGFHQCKWSYYPEANVKEITNKFRELQIPCDAIYLDIDYMDGFRCFTWNKEYFPDPKRMVKELLDDGFKTVAIIDPGIKIDHEYSVFKEALEKDYFCKRADGPYMKGKVWPGECYFPDFTKPEVRDWWSGLFKELVEDIGVQGVWNDMNEPAVMEVPNKTFPDDVRHDYDGNRCSHRKAHNIYGMQMARATYHGMKKFNYPKRPFVITRAAYSGTQRYTSTWTGDNVATWEHLSIANIQAQRMAMSGFSFAGSDIGGFAEQPQGELYTRWIQLGVFHPFCRVHSSGDHGDQEPWAFDDDVTDIVRKFIELRYQLLPYLYTAFWKLIEHGTPLLQSLVLFDQEDQQTHYRTDEFVYGNQILVCPIQEPNAKGRRMYIPRGSWYNFWTDEYVEGGKEKWVDAEIDSMPMFIKEGAIIPKFPVQQYVGEIEIEELTLEVYYKLGKEVSELYDDAHDGYDYTKGRYSFRTFKLTGKANELIIQQHKEGKYEASYKTFKLNIHGLPFQIKEIQIDNEIISLEHLKVNGTVSMVIDKKFSEIHLIGN; from the coding sequence ATGATTGTAAATACCGAATTAGAACAAAAAGGAAACTTGTTTCCATCAAAGTTCGTCTCTTTTAAAAAAGATGTCGATACGTTATATTTTTCAACAGATAATAATGTGGTCCTTCAATTAACTGTTTTTAGAGACAGTGTCTTACGATTTAGGTATACAACCACAGGTACTTTTGATAATGATTTTTCCTATGCTATTACTAAATATGCTAGCAAAGGGTATAATCATTTAGAGATTATAGAAAATGAAGAAGAATACCATATCATCACGTCTAAATTATTGTGTAAAATTGCGAAAGAAAATTTAAGAATACGTATTTATGATGTTAAGGATAATACCTTAATTAATGAAGATGAAATTGGTTTTCATTGGGAAGAAAGCTATGAGTATGGTGGTAACATTGTCAAAATGAGTAAAACCATAAATGACCGTGAGAGCTACTTTGGATTAGGAGATAAACCAGAACATTTAAATTTAAAAGGAAAACGTTTTGAAAATTGGGTAACAGATTCTTATGCCTTTGGAAAACAAACAGATCCAATTTATAAAGCTATTCCGTTTTTTACAGGATTACATCATAACAAAGCCTATGGTATTTTCTTTGATAATACCTTTAGAACGTATTTCGATTTTGGTCAGGAAAGACGTAATGTCACCAGTTTTTGGGCACAAGGAGGCGAGATGAACTACTATTTTATCTACGGACCTAAAATGAATGATGTGGTAGAAAGTTATACGGATTTAACCGGAAAACCACACCAATTACCACCACTTTGGGCGTTAGGATTTCATCAATGTAAATGGAGTTATTATCCAGAAGCTAATGTCAAAGAAATCACAAACAAGTTTAGAGAACTACAAATACCATGTGATGCCATTTACTTGGATATTGATTATATGGATGGCTTTAGATGCTTTACTTGGAACAAGGAGTATTTTCCGGATCCTAAACGTATGGTGAAAGAGTTATTGGATGATGGTTTTAAAACCGTAGCGATTATAGATCCAGGTATTAAAATCGATCACGAGTATTCTGTGTTTAAGGAAGCATTAGAAAAAGACTATTTCTGTAAACGTGCTGATGGACCCTACATGAAAGGAAAAGTATGGCCTGGCGAGTGTTACTTCCCAGATTTTACTAAACCAGAAGTGAGAGATTGGTGGTCAGGTTTATTTAAAGAGTTGGTGGAAGATATTGGTGTGCAAGGGGTTTGGAATGATATGAACGAACCTGCAGTTATGGAAGTACCAAACAAAACATTTCCGGATGATGTTAGACATGATTATGATGGTAACCGTTGTAGTCATAGAAAAGCACATAATATCTATGGTATGCAAATGGCGCGAGCAACGTATCATGGAATGAAAAAATTTAATTACCCAAAACGTCCATTTGTTATAACCAGAGCAGCGTATTCCGGAACGCAACGTTATACGTCTACTTGGACAGGAGATAATGTAGCCACTTGGGAACATTTAAGTATTGCAAATATCCAAGCGCAACGTATGGCGATGTCAGGCTTTAGTTTTGCAGGAAGTGATATTGGTGGTTTTGCGGAGCAGCCTCAAGGCGAATTATATACGCGTTGGATCCAGTTAGGTGTATTCCATCCGTTTTGTCGTGTGCATTCTTCAGGAGACCATGGCGATCAAGAACCTTGGGCTTTTGATGATGATGTTACTGATATTGTTAGAAAATTTATTGAGTTACGTTACCAACTGTTACCGTACTTATATACCGCATTCTGGAAGCTGATAGAACACGGGACACCATTATTACAATCACTAGTTTTATTCGATCAAGAAGACCAACAAACGCATTATAGAACAGATGAGTTTGTTTACGGAAATCAAATATTGGTGTGTCCAATTCAAGAGCCAAATGCAAAAGGACGCAGAATGTATATCCCAAGAGGAAGTTGGTATAATTTCTGGACCGATGAGTATGTGGAAGGTGGTAAAGAAAAATGGGTAGATGCCGAAATAGATAGTATGCCAATGTTTATTAAAGAAGGAGCAATTATTCCTAAGTTTCCTGTGCAACAATATGTTGGTGAAATTGAAATAGAAGAATTAACGTTGGAAGTCTATTATAAATTAGGTAAAGAAGTTTCTGAGTTGTATGATGATGCTCATGATGGTTATGATTATACTAAAGGTCGTTATAGTTTCAGAACATTTAAATTAACAGGTAAGGCTAACGAGTTAATTATACAGCAACATAAAGAAGGAAAGTATGAAGCCTCGTACAAGACCTTTAAGTTAAATATTCATGGTTTACCATTTCAAATAAAAGAGATTCAAATTGATAATGAAATCATCTCATTGGAGCATTTAAAAGTAAATGGAACGGTGTCTATGGTTATTGATAAAAAGTTTTCTGAAATTCATTTAATCGGGAACTAA
- a CDS encoding polyamine aminopropyltransferase, producing MKYTKKQKSTALKVALFATGLSGIVAEYILSTLASYFIGNAILQFTLIVSIMLFAMGLGSRLSRLFTGNVILSFIVTELILSVFISFSAIICYLFYGFTDFSWLIIYLFSILIGLLIGLEIPLATRINDEYEELRLNISNILEKDYFGSLIGGLFFAFVGLPYLGLTYTPFILGFLNLSVSFWLFMVLKETFSKKTKKILVTTYIIVTTCIGLGLYFANPIVKYGEQVKYKDKIVFTKQTKYQKIVITKWKDWHSLYINGNQQLSSFDEFMYHEPMAHVTMGLAPKKSNILILGGGDGCLARELLKYNDVNAITLVDLDPVMLALGKDNTIFKTLNNNALNSPKVTTVADDAFSFLERNPALYDVIFVDLPDPNNVDLNKLYTKEFYYLCKNKLTDSGLMITQSGSPYYATRAFYCIEKTMRAAQLNTIPLHNQILTLGEWGWIIGSKNKITTKQVHDVDVSRISSLKWLNNSSLSLLTSFGKPLADTTNIKVNTIFNPKLYTYYKEGNWNLY from the coding sequence TTGAAATATACTAAAAAACAAAAATCTACCGCTTTAAAAGTCGCATTATTCGCAACTGGTTTAAGCGGTATAGTGGCAGAATACATTCTATCCACGTTGGCTTCTTATTTTATTGGTAACGCCATATTGCAGTTTACATTAATAGTTTCCATCATGTTATTTGCCATGGGATTAGGTAGTAGACTCTCTAGACTATTTACCGGTAATGTCATATTATCTTTTATAGTAACAGAATTAATACTTTCTGTTTTTATATCCTTTTCAGCCATTATTTGCTACTTATTTTATGGATTTACAGATTTCTCTTGGTTAATTATTTACCTGTTTTCGATATTAATTGGTCTATTAATTGGTTTAGAAATTCCTTTAGCAACACGTATAAATGATGAATATGAAGAGTTAAGACTCAACATTTCTAACATACTTGAAAAAGATTATTTTGGAAGTTTAATCGGTGGTTTATTTTTCGCTTTTGTAGGTTTACCTTATTTAGGACTAACCTATACGCCTTTTATCCTCGGTTTTCTTAACCTAAGCGTCTCCTTTTGGTTATTTATGGTACTAAAAGAAACTTTTTCTAAAAAAACCAAAAAGATTTTAGTTACAACCTATATTATAGTGACTACCTGTATTGGACTTGGTCTTTATTTTGCTAACCCTATTGTAAAATACGGAGAGCAAGTAAAATACAAGGATAAAATTGTATTTACTAAACAAACCAAGTATCAAAAAATTGTTATCACTAAATGGAAAGATTGGCACTCGTTATATATTAATGGAAATCAACAACTCTCTTCTTTTGACGAGTTTATGTATCACGAACCTATGGCGCATGTAACGATGGGTTTGGCTCCTAAAAAAAGTAATATTTTAATTCTTGGCGGTGGTGATGGCTGTTTAGCTAGAGAACTTTTAAAATATAACGACGTTAACGCAATAACACTAGTTGATTTAGACCCTGTAATGCTAGCATTAGGTAAAGACAACACTATTTTTAAAACACTAAATAATAACGCCTTAAACAGTCCAAAAGTAACCACTGTGGCAGATGATGCTTTTTCTTTTTTAGAAAGAAACCCAGCACTTTATGACGTTATATTTGTAGATCTTCCTGATCCAAACAATGTCGATTTAAACAAACTATATACTAAAGAGTTTTATTATCTATGTAAAAACAAGTTAACTGATAGCGGGTTAATGATAACCCAATCAGGAAGCCCTTATTACGCTACAAGAGCCTTTTATTGTATTGAAAAGACTATGAGAGCAGCACAATTAAATACTATTCCGTTACACAATCAAATTTTGACATTAGGAGAATGGGGTTGGATAATAGGTAGTAAAAACAAGATAACGACAAAGCAAGTTCATGATGTAGATGTTTCTAGAATATCGTCCTTAAAATGGCTTAATAATAGCTCCTTAAGCCTTTTGACCTCTTTTGGAAAGCCATTAGCTGATACGACAAATATAAAAGTTAACACTATTTTTAACCCTAAACTATATACTTATTATAAAGAAGGGAATTGGAACTTATATTAA
- a CDS encoding M48 family metallopeptidase: MKFKNTVVIALILVMVLSCATNPFTGKKTLAFVSNTELFPSSFAQYNQVLTESKVETGTSRAEMIKRVGQRIAIAAERWLKANGQEGYLNDYKWEYNLIDEDIVNAWCMPGGKIVFYTGILPVAENESAVAAIMGHEVAHALANHGQQRMSAGMIQQGLSVAGNVALANDEKKLGIFNQSYGIVSNVGGMLPFSRSHETEADEIGLYLTAIAGYNPDEAANLWRRMAAASGGEAPAEFLSTHPANQTRIDNLTALAPAAKVEAKKFGVSSFRPLGKY; the protein is encoded by the coding sequence ATGAAATTTAAGAATACAGTAGTTATAGCATTAATATTAGTTATGGTTTTGTCCTGTGCGACTAATCCATTTACTGGAAAAAAGACCCTTGCATTTGTGTCTAATACGGAATTATTTCCTTCTTCATTTGCGCAATATAATCAAGTATTGACAGAAAGTAAAGTAGAAACGGGGACATCACGTGCTGAAATGATCAAGCGTGTTGGTCAGCGTATAGCAATTGCTGCAGAACGTTGGTTAAAAGCTAATGGACAAGAAGGCTATTTAAATGATTATAAATGGGAATATAACTTAATTGATGAGGATATTGTCAATGCATGGTGTATGCCGGGAGGTAAGATTGTATTTTACACAGGTATTTTACCAGTTGCCGAAAACGAATCTGCAGTTGCTGCGATTATGGGGCATGAAGTTGCACACGCATTAGCAAATCATGGACAACAACGTATGAGTGCTGGTATGATTCAACAAGGTTTGTCTGTTGCAGGTAATGTAGCATTGGCAAATGATGAAAAAAAATTAGGAATTTTTAATCAGTCTTATGGAATTGTCTCTAATGTTGGAGGAATGTTACCTTTTAGTAGAAGTCATGAAACAGAAGCAGATGAAATAGGATTATATTTAACAGCTATTGCTGGTTATAATCCAGATGAAGCTGCAAATTTATGGAGACGTATGGCGGCAGCAAGCGGAGGAGAAGCACCAGCTGAGTTTTTAAGTACTCACCCTGCAAATCAAACACGTATTGATAATTTAACAGCATTAGCACCAGCTGCTAAAGTGGAAGCAAAAAAGTTTGGAGTTTCTAGTTTTAGACCTTTAGGGAAATACTAA
- a CDS encoding glucose-1-phosphate adenylyltransferase: MINNKVLSIILGGGQGSRLYPLTATRSKPAVPIAGKYRLVDIPISNCINSDIKRMFVLTQFNSASLNRHIKNTYHFSFFSSAFVDVLAAEQTPGNEGWFQGTADAVRQSMHHFLQHDFEYALILSGDQLYQMDFNAMVDAHVKANAKISIATIPVNAKDATSFGILKTDDKNVITSFIEKPDASLLPDWTSAVSPEMEKQGKHHLASMGIYIFNRDLLVELMSNPETIDFGKEIIPQSIEKHKTLSYQFEGYWTDIGNIDSFFEANLGLTDDIPKFNLYDKDQSVYTRARILPTSKISGTALDKAVIAEGCIIHAAKIEKSVIGIRSRIGKETTIINTYMMGCDSYESLKEIESNKVSILMGIGERCFIKNTIIDKNIRIGDDVRINGGKHLENIETDTYVIKDGIVVIKKGAIIPNGFVI; this comes from the coding sequence ATGATTAATAATAAAGTGTTATCTATAATTCTAGGAGGAGGACAAGGCTCAAGATTATACCCTTTAACTGCAACACGATCTAAACCAGCAGTACCTATTGCAGGAAAATATAGATTGGTAGATATCCCTATTTCTAATTGTATAAATTCTGATATCAAACGTATGTTTGTGTTAACACAGTTTAACTCGGCATCGTTAAATCGTCATATAAAAAACACATATCATTTTAGCTTTTTTAGTTCTGCTTTTGTAGATGTTTTAGCAGCAGAGCAAACTCCAGGAAACGAAGGTTGGTTTCAAGGTACAGCAGATGCGGTTAGACAAAGTATGCATCATTTTTTACAACATGATTTTGAATATGCTTTAATATTATCCGGGGATCAGTTATACCAAATGGATTTTAATGCCATGGTAGATGCGCATGTAAAAGCTAATGCTAAAATATCAATAGCAACAATACCTGTCAATGCAAAAGATGCGACGTCTTTCGGGATCCTTAAAACAGACGATAAAAATGTAATCACGTCGTTTATTGAAAAGCCGGATGCTTCATTATTACCAGACTGGACGTCTGCTGTGAGCCCAGAAATGGAAAAACAAGGAAAGCATCATTTAGCTTCTATGGGAATTTATATTTTTAATAGAGACCTATTGGTAGAGTTAATGAGTAATCCGGAGACTATTGATTTTGGTAAAGAAATCATTCCGCAGTCCATAGAGAAACATAAAACCTTAAGCTACCAGTTTGAAGGGTATTGGACGGATATTGGTAATATTGACTCATTTTTTGAAGCTAATCTTGGTTTAACGGATGATATTCCTAAATTTAATTTATACGATAAAGACCAAAGTGTATATACACGTGCAAGGATTTTACCAACCTCTAAAATTTCTGGAACTGCTTTAGATAAAGCGGTAATTGCTGAAGGTTGTATTATTCATGCAGCAAAAATTGAAAAATCGGTTATTGGTATACGATCTAGAATTGGAAAAGAGACCACCATTATTAATACTTATATGATGGGATGTGACTCTTATGAATCTCTAAAAGAAATAGAATCAAATAAGGTAAGTATTTTAATGGGAATTGGAGAACGTTGTTTTATTAAAAACACCATTATTGATAAAAATATAAGAATTGGAGATGATGTGCGTATTAATGGTGGAAAGCATCTTGAAAATATAGAAACGGATACTTACGTGATTAAAGACGGTATTGTAGTGATTAAAAAAGGAGCAATAATACCTAATGGGTTTGTAATATAA
- a CDS encoding glycogen synthase yields the protein MKLFHISAECYPIAKVGGLADVVGALPKYQNNLGHSAAVIMPYYDNAFTQAHVFSSVYEASLALGDSEVNFKVLKTKASILDFEVFFIDIPELLFKTYVYSNNDTDRFLAFQIAALDWILTLTEQPEIIHCHDHHTGLVPFMLQECYKYKTLDTIPVITTIHNAQYQGWFGYDKLQLIPEFDTSRTGLLDWDNNINPLASAIKCAWRVTTVSPSYMEELKMEANGLQGLLSAESDKCIGVLNGIDSDVWNPETDGYITSNYNLKTVHKGKLKNKLALCKTFDLDETKPLIVFIGRLVYEKGADVFPSALEKALEDKNCSVLVLGSGNYESEQALLHLKEKYIGQYNTFIGYDEKLSHNMYAGADFLLMPSRVEPCGLNQLYALRYGTIPVVRSIGGLKDTVIDINEKDGFGISHEQVTVEEIYHAINRSIDLYNKTSIFKSLTKHIMTIDHSWDVSAKAYINLYQSLKK from the coding sequence ATGAAACTATTTCATATTAGTGCAGAATGTTATCCCATTGCAAAAGTTGGTGGGTTAGCAGACGTTGTAGGTGCATTACCTAAGTATCAGAATAACTTAGGACATTCCGCTGCTGTCATCATGCCTTACTATGATAATGCGTTTACACAGGCTCATGTTTTTTCTTCAGTTTATGAAGCTTCTTTAGCTTTGGGAGACTCAGAAGTTAATTTTAAAGTGTTGAAAACCAAAGCGTCTATTTTAGATTTTGAGGTGTTTTTTATTGACATTCCAGAATTACTTTTTAAAACATACGTGTATTCTAATAATGATACCGATCGGTTTCTTGCTTTTCAAATAGCAGCTTTAGATTGGATTTTAACGTTAACGGAACAACCAGAAATTATCCATTGTCATGATCATCACACTGGATTAGTTCCGTTTATGCTTCAGGAATGTTATAAGTATAAAACATTAGATACAATACCGGTAATTACCACGATACACAATGCGCAATATCAAGGTTGGTTTGGGTATGATAAATTACAGTTAATTCCAGAATTCGACACGTCTAGAACAGGTCTTTTAGATTGGGATAATAACATAAACCCTTTAGCTTCGGCTATTAAATGTGCTTGGCGTGTAACGACGGTTTCTCCAAGTTATATGGAAGAATTGAAAATGGAAGCTAATGGATTGCAAGGTTTATTAAGCGCCGAAAGTGATAAATGTATTGGTGTTTTAAATGGTATTGATAGTGACGTTTGGAATCCCGAAACAGATGGTTATATAACATCAAATTATAATTTAAAAACGGTACATAAAGGAAAACTGAAAAATAAATTAGCCCTTTGTAAAACGTTTGATTTAGATGAAACAAAACCATTAATTGTTTTTATAGGACGATTGGTATACGAGAAAGGAGCAGATGTCTTTCCTTCAGCCTTAGAAAAAGCCTTAGAAGATAAAAATTGTAGTGTGTTGGTTTTAGGCTCGGGTAATTATGAATCAGAACAGGCCTTACTTCATCTAAAAGAAAAATATATAGGTCAGTATAATACCTTTATCGGCTATGACGAAAAATTGTCGCATAATATGTATGCTGGTGCAGACTTTTTATTAATGCCATCTCGAGTAGAACCTTGCGGATTAAATCAATTATACGCCTTACGTTATGGGACAATCCCCGTAGTAAGAAGTATTGGTGGTTTAAAAGATACCGTTATTGATATTAATGAAAAAGATGGCTTTGGGATTAGCCATGAGCAGGTTACCGTAGAAGAAATTTACCATGCAATTAATAGAAGTATTGATTTATACAATAAAACGTCTATCTTTAAGTCACTAACTAAACACATTATGACTATTGATCATTCATGGGACGTTTCAGCAAAAGCATATATTAATTTATACCAATCTTTAAAAAAATAA
- a CDS encoding MFS transporter has translation MAHLEKGSKKLLNAWAFYDWANSVYTLTIASSIFPIFYSALFVSQVEKTVPAFGMVFKSTALITYVTAFTFLVVAFTSPILSGIADYVGNKKNFMKFFCYVGSIGCIGLYWFSIESIHISLLFYFMGLIGYWGSLVFYNSYLPDIAYPEQQDSISAKGFSMGYVGSVVLLLLNLAMVMKPDWFGFDISISETLRNTGTEVQITEALTKAKNAASFEAMRISFITVGLWWMLFSQYSFYVLPKGVSKGHKVTRAIVFNGLKELRLVWIELKKDLRLKRYLIAFFVFSMAVQTIMLVAVYFGEEEIAWGGADAKTQGLIVSILVIQLVAILGAFLTSIASSKFGNIKTLIIVNIVWMLLCFYAYFMETPMQFYLAAGFVGLVMGGVQSLARSTYSKFLPETEDTTSYFSFYDVAEKIGIVIGMVIFATIDQITGSMRNAILFLFVFFLLGIILLFRVPKERELN, from the coding sequence ATGGCACATTTGGAAAAAGGAAGTAAAAAATTACTTAATGCTTGGGCATTCTATGATTGGGCAAATTCGGTTTATACGCTAACAATAGCATCTTCGATATTTCCTATTTTTTATTCGGCATTATTTGTATCCCAAGTAGAAAAAACGGTGCCTGCATTTGGAATGGTCTTTAAAAGTACTGCATTAATAACGTATGTGACTGCATTTACATTTTTGGTTGTTGCATTTACATCTCCTATATTATCGGGTATCGCAGATTATGTAGGGAATAAGAAAAATTTCATGAAATTTTTCTGTTACGTAGGTAGTATTGGATGTATTGGTTTATACTGGTTTAGTATCGAGTCTATCCATATTAGCTTATTATTTTACTTTATGGGACTAATTGGATATTGGGGGAGTTTGGTGTTTTATAACTCATATTTACCTGATATAGCTTATCCAGAACAGCAGGATAGTATTAGTGCTAAGGGATTTAGTATGGGGTATGTTGGTAGTGTTGTGTTATTACTATTAAATCTTGCAATGGTTATGAAGCCAGATTGGTTTGGGTTTGATATTAGTATCTCAGAAACGCTAAGAAATACAGGTACAGAAGTACAAATAACTGAAGCATTGACTAAAGCTAAAAATGCAGCCTCTTTTGAAGCCATGCGCATCTCTTTTATTACCGTAGGTTTGTGGTGGATGTTGTTTAGCCAATATTCGTTTTATGTTTTACCAAAAGGAGTTTCAAAAGGACATAAAGTAACTAGAGCAATTGTTTTTAATGGTCTAAAAGAGTTGAGGTTGGTTTGGATTGAGTTAAAGAAGGATCTAAGACTTAAACGGTACCTAATCGCTTTTTTTGTGTTTAGTATGGCAGTACAAACCATTATGTTGGTTGCGGTGTATTTTGGAGAGGAAGAAATTGCTTGGGGAGGGGCAGATGCTAAAACACAAGGTTTAATTGTCAGTATATTGGTTATTCAGTTGGTGGCTATTCTCGGTGCATTCTTGACGTCCATTGCCTCATCTAAATTCGGGAATATTAAAACACTTATTATTGTAAATATCGTTTGGATGTTATTGTGTTTCTATGCTTATTTTATGGAAACGCCTATGCAGTTTTATTTAGCTGCTGGGTTTGTTGGTTTAGTTATGGGAGGCGTGCAAAGTTTAGCACGATCGACGTATTCTAAGTTTTTACCAGAAACAGAAGACACAACGTCTTATTTTAGTTTTTATGATGTGGCGGAAAAAATAGGAATCGTAATAGGGATGGTTATTTTTGCTACCATAGATCAAATAACAGGAAGTATGCGTAACGCTATTTTGTTTTTATTTGTGTTCTTTTTATTAGGAATTATTTTACTGTTTAGAGTTCCTAAAGAAAGGGAATTAAATTAA
- the glgB gene encoding 1,4-alpha-glucan branching protein GlgB, translating to MADVTVFSLFTDFDINLFKSGEHYKLYEKFGSHIRTVNGVKGTYFSVWAPTAKQVSVVGDFNYWTEGEHLLNVRWDESGIWEGFIPNVGKGHTYKYKIQSNNNGIVTEKADPYARRCEHNPNTASIVWEDDYSWKDEKWMASRKAKNALNAPYSVYEVHLGSWKKQIEEDRFLSYVELAEDLVNYVKSMNFTHVELMPIMEFPYDPSWGYQITGYFAPTSRFGYPEEFKLLVDKLHQNDIGIILDWVPSHFPEDAHGLGFFDGSCLYEHPDKKKGYHQDWKSLIFNYGRNEVKSFLISNAIFWLEQFHADGLRVDAVASMLFLDYSREEGEWEPNIYGGRENLDAIAFMKELNVAVYSNFPDVQTIAEESTAFPGVSKPVFLGGLGFGMKWMMGWMHDTLQYFAKEPIYRKHHQNDITFSLTYAFTENFMLPLSHDEVVYGKKSILGRMPGDEWQRFANLRLLYSYMFTHPGTKLLFQGAEIGQSEEWDFQTSLDWHLLEYQSHKGISNFIKAINTFYRSEPALYQKQFSHDGFEWIDYGDAEHSVIVFIRKGNQPKDNVIIACNMTPVPLENYRIGLPKKGALIEIFNSDNKPFFGTGDFRNEHLTSESKLWHSRKHSVEIIIPPLGMVAFKYQ from the coding sequence ATGGCAGATGTAACAGTATTTAGTTTGTTTACAGATTTTGATATTAATCTCTTTAAGTCCGGAGAACACTATAAGTTATACGAAAAATTTGGATCGCATATCAGGACTGTAAATGGAGTAAAAGGTACTTATTTTTCTGTGTGGGCACCAACAGCTAAGCAAGTCTCTGTAGTTGGAGATTTTAATTATTGGACAGAAGGCGAACACTTATTAAATGTGCGATGGGACGAAAGTGGTATTTGGGAAGGATTTATACCCAATGTAGGCAAAGGACATACGTACAAATACAAAATACAAAGTAATAATAACGGTATTGTAACAGAGAAAGCAGACCCGTATGCTAGACGTTGTGAACATAATCCAAACACTGCATCCATAGTTTGGGAAGATGACTATAGTTGGAAAGATGAGAAATGGATGGCTTCTCGTAAAGCCAAAAATGCACTAAATGCACCGTATTCTGTGTACGAAGTTCATTTAGGATCTTGGAAAAAACAGATTGAAGAGGATCGATTTTTATCTTATGTAGAGTTGGCAGAAGACTTAGTCAATTATGTCAAAAGTATGAATTTTACGCATGTAGAGTTGATGCCAATCATGGAGTTTCCGTATGATCCAAGTTGGGGCTATCAAATTACAGGCTATTTTGCGCCAACCTCACGGTTTGGATATCCTGAAGAATTCAAGCTGTTAGTCGATAAACTGCATCAAAATGACATCGGAATTATATTAGATTGGGTACCCTCACATTTTCCTGAAGATGCACATGGTCTCGGGTTTTTTGATGGGTCTTGCTTGTATGAGCATCCAGATAAGAAAAAAGGCTATCACCAAGACTGGAAAAGCTTAATCTTTAATTATGGACGTAACGAGGTGAAGTCCTTTTTAATAAGTAATGCTATTTTTTGGCTTGAGCAATTCCATGCCGATGGATTGCGTGTAGATGCTGTAGCATCTATGCTATTTTTAGATTATAGTAGAGAAGAAGGCGAGTGGGAACCTAATATTTACGGCGGACGAGAAAATTTAGACGCTATTGCGTTTATGAAAGAGTTAAACGTCGCTGTCTATAGTAATTTTCCAGATGTACAAACGATAGCGGAGGAATCCACCGCATTTCCCGGAGTCTCGAAACCAGTCTTTTTAGGTGGTTTAGGGTTTGGGATGAAATGGATGATGGGATGGATGCATGATACATTGCAGTATTTTGCAAAAGAACCTATTTATAGAAAACACCATCAAAACGATATTACTTTTTCTTTAACCTATGCGTTTACAGAAAACTTCATGTTGCCTTTAAGTCATGATGAAGTTGTCTATGGCAAAAAATCCATTTTAGGACGGATGCCAGGAGACGAGTGGCAGCGTTTTGCAAACCTGAGATTGTTATACAGTTATATGTTTACACATCCAGGAACAAAGCTATTATTTCAAGGGGCAGAAATTGGTCAAAGTGAAGAGTGGGACTTTCAAACCAGCTTAGATTGGCATTTATTAGAATATCAATCGCATAAAGGGATTAGTAATTTTATAAAAGCCATAAATACATTTTATAGATCAGAACCTGCATTATATCAAAAGCAATTTTCTCATGACGGTTTTGAGTGGATAGATTATGGAGATGCAGAGCATTCTGTTATTGTGTTTATAAGAAAAGGAAACCAACCAAAGGATAATGTAATTATTGCTTGTAATATGACGCCTGTGCCTTTAGAAAACTATCGTATTGGTTTGCCTAAAAAAGGAGCGTTGATTGAAATTTTCAATAGTGATAATAAACCATTTTTTGGAACAGGAGATTTTAGAAATGAGCATTTAACATCGGAATCAAAATTGTGGCATTCTAGAAAGCATTCAGTAGAAATCATAATCCCACCTTTAGGTATGGTTGCTTTTAAATATCAATAA